In Paenibacillus sp. 1781tsa1, one DNA window encodes the following:
- the rimP gene encoding ribosome maturation factor RimP has product MSTTNIKSTVEEMIQPYLNEQGFELVDIEYVKEGSNWFLRVYVDKEGGIDIDDCVLISEKLSAKLDENDPIPTIYFLEVSSPGAERPLKKPEDVTKAVGKNVFVTTYEPVNGLKEFEGKLLSFDDGELVIEAGKKQHAISYDKVASARLAILF; this is encoded by the coding sequence TTGAGCACAACGAACATTAAATCTACCGTGGAAGAAATGATCCAACCCTACTTGAACGAACAAGGCTTCGAGCTGGTTGACATCGAATACGTCAAAGAAGGCAGCAACTGGTTTTTACGGGTGTATGTCGACAAAGAGGGTGGCATCGACATCGACGATTGCGTCTTGATCAGCGAAAAGCTGAGCGCCAAGCTGGATGAGAACGATCCGATTCCAACCATCTATTTCCTTGAAGTGTCTTCTCCCGGTGCGGAGCGTCCACTGAAAAAACCTGAGGACGTTACCAAAGCTGTAGGCAAAAATGTTTTTGTTACAACCTACGAGCCGGTGAACGGATTGAAGGAATTTGAAGGCAAGCTGCTTTCCTTTGATGACGGGGAACTCGTGATCGAAGCAGGCAAAAAACAGCATGCCATTTCTTATGATAAGGTTGCCAGTGCGCGCCTAGCTATTTTGTTTTAA